GGCCAACTGGCGCTCGGACTCGGCGCGGGTGCGCCGGGCGGCCAGCTGGACCTGGGCGATCTCCAACGCGGTCTGGGCACGGCGGCGCACGGTGACGTCCTGCACGCTGCCGTAGACGCGCAGCACCGCGCCGTCCTCGTCCACGACCGGGTCGCCGCCGAAACGGATGTGCCGCACGGCGCCGGCCGGCTGCAGGACCCTGACCTCGACGTGGCCGGGGCGCGCCTCGGCGATCAGGGAGCGCAGGAACGCCTCGTGCTCGGCCGCGTCCTCGTGGTGCACCTGGTAGGGCGGCTCGTCGGCCGGGAACCGGCCCGGCGCGACGCTCGATCCGAGCACGGCCAGCGCCTGGGCGTACCAGTGCACGGCGCCGGAGCGCACGTCCCACTCCCACGGGCCGGTGCCGGCCAGCCGGTGCACCTTCTCCTCCCACTCCGGGTCGGTACCCGCGGTGCCGCGGTTGGGCCGCAGCGTGAGCAGCAGCAGGCCGGGCCCGATCAGCACCGCACCGACCGAGACGCTGCGCGAGCGGACCCAGTCGCCCGGGCCCGCGGTGTCCTCGTACTGGTGGTCGTGGATGCGCAGCGGGACGCCGGTCTCGACCACCTCGTCCAGGGCCTCTAGCAGGCCGGACGGCGCGGCCCAGGGCATCAGCTCGAGCAGGGTGCGCCCGCGCAGGCGGCGGTCGTCGGGGGCCGGGGCGAGCAGGTCGGCCGCGGCGATGTTGGAGGTGAGCACCCGCAGCACGCCGCCCGAACGCTCGGCGCCCTCGCCCGCGTGCACCAGCAGGGAGGGCTCGAACGAGGTGTCGACCACGCTGCGCAGCAGCTCGAGCCGCTCGCCCTCGGGCATCCCCGCGGAGCCCGGGTCGCCCGCGGCCGGGGTCGTGCGCACCATCAACCAGCTCCCGCGTCTCTCTTCGACCCCCCGGACCTAGGGAGAAGTACCGAGGGCCTTGCGTGACCTATGGTACGCAACGACGGGCCGGTCAGCAGGAGCGCACCGGGCCCTTCCGGCGCGCGGTGCGGGTGGTGCGCCGGGCGGAGCGCCCGCGCCGCGCCGGCTCAGGACCTCGGCTCCTCGCGCAGGTCGAAGCCCTCGCGCAGGCGGGCGAGGATGCGCGCGAGCAGGCGGGAGACCTGCATCTGGGAGATGCCGAGCTCCGCGCCGATCTGGGCGAGCGTGTTGCCGCGGAAGAAGCGCATCAGCAGGATCCGCTTGTCCCGCTCGGGCAGCGCGGCCACCTGCTCCTTGAGCACCTGCCGGTCGACCACGGCCTCGAAGCCCGGATCCGCCTGCCCGACCAGATCGCCGAGCTCGCTCGCGCCGGGCTCCGGGCCGACCGGGCTGTCCAGCGAGTCGGCCGAGTAGGCGGCGGAGGCGTCGAGCGCCTCGACGACCTCCTCGCGCTCCACGCCGAGGCGCACGGCCAGCTCCGCCACCGTCGGCTGCCGGCCGAGCTCTCCGGTCAGCTCGTCCGCCGCGGCGTGCAGGCCCACCGCGAGCTCGCGCAGGCCGCGGGCCACGTGCACGTCCCAGGTCGCGTCCCGGAAGTAGCGCCGGATCTCGCCCATGATCGTGGGGGTGGCGTAGGCGAGGAAGCCCGCGCCGCGTTCGGGGTCGAAGTTGTCCACGGCCTTGACCAGGCCGAGATAGGCCACCTGGACCAGGTCCTCGGCCACGCCGCCGCGCCGCCGGTAGCGCATGGCGATGCCGCGGGCGTAGTCCATGTGGCCGCGGATCACCTCTTCGCGCAGCCGTACCCGCTCGGCGTCGCCGTCGGGCAGCCGGGCCATCTCGGAGAGCCGGCTGACCGTCTGCGCGCGCCGCCCGTCGCATCCCTTCACTCTTCACACCGTAATGCCGCTCCGGCCGACCCTCGCGTCGAGCCGGGCCCCGATAGCCTTGCGTCCGACACGTTCTGGAGTGACCGGCGAGCGGAGGAACGACGCGATGGCTTCTGGGACCGTCGGTTCGGGTGAGGGATC
This genomic window from Actinospica robiniae DSM 44927 contains:
- a CDS encoding PP2C family protein-serine/threonine phosphatase gives rise to the protein MVRTTPAAGDPGSAGMPEGERLELLRSVVDTSFEPSLLVHAGEGAERSGGVLRVLTSNIAAADLLAPAPDDRRLRGRTLLELMPWAAPSGLLEALDEVVETGVPLRIHDHQYEDTAGPGDWVRSRSVSVGAVLIGPGLLLLTLRPNRGTAGTDPEWEEKVHRLAGTGPWEWDVRSGAVHWYAQALAVLGSSVAPGRFPADEPPYQVHHEDAAEHEAFLRSLIAEARPGHVEVRVLQPAGAVRHIRFGGDPVVDEDGAVLRVYGSVQDVTVRRRAQTALEIAQVQLAARRTRAESERQLAGLLQQVIMPTGPVPDHVPGVEVLARYRPASAAAGVGGDWYGVTHLADGKVLMHIGDVAGHGFPAATAMAQLYHALKGLAVTGSGSARLLHWLNTLTCTLSEFTLASACCAIYDPQRRRLSLANAGHPSPVFVRDGKAEALAKPASGMLGIDADMEYEERELEVLPGDVLLLYTDGLIERRRRAPDENTASLLLFASAPISEFEAYVDNIMGNVRSDTDDDACLVAVRFR
- a CDS encoding SigB/SigF/SigG family RNA polymerase sigma factor; the protein is MKGCDGRRAQTVSRLSEMARLPDGDAERVRLREEVIRGHMDYARGIAMRYRRRGGVAEDLVQVAYLGLVKAVDNFDPERGAGFLAYATPTIMGEIRRYFRDATWDVHVARGLRELAVGLHAAADELTGELGRQPTVAELAVRLGVEREEVVEALDASAAYSADSLDSPVGPEPGASELGDLVGQADPGFEAVVDRQVLKEQVAALPERDKRILLMRFFRGNTLAQIGAELGISQMQVSRLLARILARLREGFDLREEPRS